The following are encoded in a window of Sutcliffiella horikoshii genomic DNA:
- the dtd gene encoding D-aminoacyl-tRNA deacylase, whose translation MRVVLQRAKRAEVRVDGDVVGKIDRGLMLLVGVTHEDSTEDAAYVAEKVANLRIFEDEQDKMNLSLLDVKGQILSVSQFTLYGDCRKGRRPNFMDAARPDHAETIYEAFNEELRGKGITVETGRFGAMMDVDFVNDGPVTLIVESK comes from the coding sequence ATGAGGGTTGTTTTGCAAAGAGCAAAAAGAGCAGAAGTACGTGTGGACGGCGATGTAGTAGGAAAAATCGATCGTGGATTGATGCTACTCGTTGGCGTTACGCATGAGGATAGTACGGAAGATGCAGCATATGTTGCGGAAAAAGTGGCAAACCTCCGTATTTTTGAAGACGAGCAGGATAAAATGAATCTTTCATTACTTGACGTGAAAGGTCAAATACTGTCCGTTTCTCAGTTCACCTTATATGGCGACTGCCGAAAGGGGCGCCGTCCTAATTTCATGGACGCGGCAAGGCCCGACCACGCAGAAACTATCTATGAAGCGTTTAACGAAGAGTTGCGCGGAAAAGGTATAACGGTTGAGACTGGTCGATTCGGTGCTATGATGGACGTGGATTTCGTCAATGACGGACCGGTTACGTTAATTGTGGAAAGTAAATGA
- a CDS encoding RelA/SpoT family protein — MANEQVLTADQVIDNARRYLKGEDIAFLERAYEFAKNAHAEQYRKSGEPYIIHPIQVAGILVDLDLDPSTIAAGFLHDVVEDTSVTLEEIKEAFNAEVAMLVDGVTKLGKIKYKSQEEQQAENHRKMFVAMAQDIRVILIKLADRLHNMRTLKHLPQEKQRRISNETLEIFAPLAHRLGISKIKWELEDTALRYLNPQQYYRIVNLMKRKRAEREEYISEVMNEVNDRLEEVEITAELSGRPKHIYSIYRKMAKQNKQFSEIYDLLAVRIIVNSIKDCYAVLGIIHTCWKPMPGRFKDYIAMPKPNMYQSLHTTVIGPKGDPLEVQIRTSDMHQIAEYGIAAHWAYKEDKEADDRASFEEKLTWFREILEWQNDATNAEEFMESLKIDLFSDMVFVFTPKGDVIELPSGSVPIDFSYRIHSEIGNKTIGAKVNGKMVTLDYKLKTGDIIEILTSKHSYGPSQDWLKLAQTSQAKNRIRQFFKKQRREENVEKGRDLVEKEIKGMDFDLKEILNSENINRVSEKFNFMTADDMFAAVGYNGITALQVANRLTEKQRRQRDKEQQITDITENAEKKKTAPVKKRKDAGVVVQGIDSLLVRLSKCCNPVPGDEIVGFITRGRGVSVHRADCANVEAEGTTDRLIDVDWESDVKDNREYNVEIEITGYDRRGLLNEVLQAVNETKTDITAVSGRSDRNKMATIHMAIAIHNINHLHKVVERIKQISDIYAVRRIMQ; from the coding sequence ATGGCAAATGAGCAAGTATTAACTGCAGACCAGGTGATAGATAATGCGAGGCGCTATCTAAAGGGTGAGGACATTGCCTTTTTGGAAAGAGCGTATGAGTTTGCGAAAAACGCTCATGCAGAACAGTATCGAAAATCCGGTGAGCCTTATATCATACATCCAATACAGGTCGCAGGAATCCTTGTGGACCTTGATCTAGATCCATCCACCATTGCGGCTGGGTTTCTTCATGATGTGGTAGAAGATACGTCCGTTACCTTGGAGGAGATCAAGGAAGCCTTTAATGCCGAAGTGGCTATGCTTGTGGACGGTGTGACGAAACTCGGTAAAATTAAGTACAAGTCCCAAGAAGAGCAACAAGCGGAAAACCATCGAAAAATGTTCGTTGCAATGGCTCAGGATATCCGTGTCATTTTAATTAAGCTTGCAGACCGACTTCATAATATGAGGACTTTAAAGCATCTTCCACAAGAAAAGCAACGCCGGATTTCAAACGAAACCCTTGAAATTTTTGCGCCGCTTGCCCATCGATTGGGAATCAGTAAAATTAAGTGGGAGCTTGAAGATACAGCCTTACGTTATCTGAATCCACAACAATACTACCGAATCGTTAACCTGATGAAACGAAAACGAGCAGAGCGTGAAGAGTATATTTCCGAGGTTATGAATGAAGTAAACGACCGTCTGGAAGAAGTGGAAATTACTGCGGAGCTTTCCGGTCGCCCTAAGCATATATATAGCATCTATCGTAAAATGGCTAAACAGAACAAGCAGTTTAGCGAGATTTACGATCTATTAGCTGTCCGCATCATCGTGAATAGCATTAAGGACTGTTATGCCGTCCTTGGAATCATTCACACATGCTGGAAACCGATGCCTGGCCGCTTCAAAGATTATATTGCCATGCCAAAGCCTAATATGTACCAGTCCTTGCATACAACTGTAATCGGACCAAAGGGAGATCCTTTGGAAGTGCAGATCCGTACAAGCGACATGCATCAGATAGCAGAGTACGGAATTGCTGCACACTGGGCGTACAAAGAGGACAAAGAAGCCGATGACCGCGCATCTTTTGAGGAAAAATTAACATGGTTCCGCGAAATTCTCGAGTGGCAAAATGATGCGACAAATGCTGAAGAATTCATGGAGTCGTTAAAAATTGACCTTTTCTCTGATATGGTGTTTGTATTCACACCTAAAGGCGATGTTATAGAGCTTCCTAGCGGATCTGTGCCGATTGATTTCTCTTATCGTATTCACTCTGAGATCGGAAATAAAACGATTGGTGCCAAAGTGAACGGCAAGATGGTTACATTGGATTATAAATTGAAAACTGGTGACATCATTGAGATTCTGACTTCTAAGCATTCCTACGGACCAAGTCAGGACTGGTTAAAGCTTGCTCAAACTTCCCAGGCGAAGAATAGAATCCGTCAGTTTTTCAAGAAACAACGTCGTGAGGAAAATGTGGAAAAAGGCCGTGACCTTGTTGAAAAAGAAATCAAGGGAATGGACTTTGACCTGAAGGAAATCTTGAATTCAGAAAACATTAACCGTGTTTCGGAAAAGTTCAACTTTATGACTGCAGATGATATGTTTGCCGCAGTCGGCTATAACGGAATCACTGCGCTTCAAGTGGCAAACCGTTTGACTGAAAAGCAGCGTCGTCAGCGTGATAAAGAACAACAAATCACAGATATCACGGAAAATGCCGAGAAAAAGAAAACAGCACCAGTCAAAAAACGCAAAGACGCAGGTGTGGTCGTGCAAGGAATCGACAGCTTGCTTGTTCGCCTTTCTAAGTGCTGTAATCCTGTACCTGGGGATGAGATTGTAGGTTTCATCACAAGAGGGCGTGGTGTGTCCGTTCACCGTGCAGACTGTGCAAACGTTGAAGCGGAAGGCACGACCGACCGACTCATTGATGTGGACTGGGAAAGCGATGTGAAAGACAACCGCGAGTACAATGTGGAAATAGAAATAACAGGCTACGACCGCAGAGGCCTGTTGAATGAAGTGTTGCAGGCGGTTAACGAGACGAAGACTGATATTACAGCAGTTTCCGGCCGTTCTGATCGAAATAAAATGGCAACGATCCACATGGCTATTGCGATTCATAATATCAACCATTTGCATAAAGTTGTGGAGCGGATTAAACAGATTTCCGATATTTATGCTGTACGCAGAATAATGCAGTAA
- a CDS encoding adenine phosphoribosyltransferase produces the protein MDLKKFVTIVPDWPKPGIQFKDITTLMDNGDAYRYATDQIVEYARDKEVDLIVGPEARGFIIGCPVAYSLGVGFAPVRKEGKLPREVARVEYGLEYGKDVLTIHRDAIKPGQRVLITDDLLATGGTIEATIKLVEELGGVVAGIAFLIELSYLDGRSKLDGFDILTLMKY, from the coding sequence ATGGATTTAAAGAAATTCGTAACAATCGTTCCTGATTGGCCAAAACCTGGTATACAGTTCAAGGATATTACAACGTTAATGGACAATGGTGATGCATACCGTTATGCAACAGACCAAATCGTTGAATATGCTCGCGATAAAGAGGTAGATCTAATTGTTGGACCGGAAGCACGTGGATTTATCATCGGTTGTCCGGTAGCGTATTCTTTAGGAGTTGGCTTTGCGCCGGTTCGTAAAGAAGGAAAGCTTCCACGTGAAGTAGCTCGTGTGGAATACGGTTTGGAGTACGGTAAAGATGTACTGACTATCCATAGAGATGCGATCAAGCCTGGTCAACGCGTTTTGATTACAGATGATCTACTGGCTACAGGTGGTACAATCGAAGCGACAATCAAGCTTGTTGAAGAGCTTGGCGGAGTAGTTGCAGGTATTGCATTCCTTATCGAGCTATCCTACTTGGATGGACGCAGCAAATTAGACGGATTCGATATTCTTACATTAATGAAATACTAA
- the recJ gene encoding single-stranded-DNA-specific exonuclease RecJ, protein MLASKSRWNVSESNTELVDQLAESLDIAPLIATLLVNRGFDTIDAAKEFLYTNDQEFHDPFLMEDMDKLVERVNQAIAKEEKILVFGDYDADGVSSTTVMVTALREVGALVDFYIPNRFTEGYGPNENAFKQAKENGYSVIITVDTGISALYEAKVAKELGVDLIITDHHEPGPELPDAYAIIHPKKETCSYPFDDLAGVGVAYKVAHALLGKNPEHLLDVAAIGTIADLVPLVGENRLLASKGIKKMQQTTRVGLKALLQKCGVELHTVTEETVGFSIGPRINAVGRLDNADPAVHLLMTNDLEEAKMLAEEMESYNKERQQIVTQITEEAIQQVEEKYPPEDNGFIIVEGTNWNAGVIGIVASRLVDRFYRPTIVLSFDEDKGLAKGSARSIAGFDLFENLSECRDILPHFGGHPMAAGMTVKIEDVNDLRQRMNQKALEILTEEDFTPITEVDIECTVGEVTLATIEQLEMLAPFGVANPKPKVLVKGVLPQQIRQIGNKSNHLKLVIEQEGSSLDCVGFGFGETYHHVSPGASLDVLGELSINEWNNFRKPQLFLKDIRVTDWQLFDIRSIKQLNQTLNGIDKEKLHILYFNENTLEEINLHDELRPYASMFIENADMDLTGKYVVILDIPSEEEHLSTLLQTSTPERIYASFYQKENHFFSTIPTREHFKWFYALLAKKGSFDLRKHAEDIAKHRGWSKETVDFISQVFFDLEFVTIDKGFIALNHAAKKRDFEESPTYRKKQQQVMLENLFLYSSYKQLKVWFDQHLTKQCTVHS, encoded by the coding sequence GTGTTAGCTTCTAAATCGAGATGGAATGTAAGTGAATCGAATACAGAGCTGGTTGATCAACTAGCAGAATCTTTGGATATTGCCCCTCTTATTGCTACCCTTTTGGTAAACAGAGGGTTTGACACGATAGATGCAGCAAAAGAATTTTTATATACAAATGATCAAGAGTTTCATGATCCTTTTTTAATGGAAGATATGGACAAGCTTGTAGAAAGAGTAAATCAAGCGATTGCAAAAGAAGAGAAGATCCTTGTGTTTGGCGACTATGACGCAGATGGAGTCAGCTCTACCACCGTCATGGTGACTGCTTTGCGAGAAGTCGGTGCACTGGTTGATTTTTATATCCCAAACCGCTTTACAGAAGGATACGGACCAAATGAAAATGCCTTCAAGCAAGCAAAAGAAAACGGATATTCTGTCATTATCACAGTCGACACAGGAATCTCCGCCCTCTATGAGGCTAAAGTGGCGAAAGAACTAGGGGTGGATCTTATCATCACCGATCACCATGAGCCAGGACCCGAATTGCCTGATGCTTATGCAATCATTCACCCTAAAAAAGAAACATGCTCCTATCCATTTGATGATCTGGCTGGCGTTGGGGTTGCCTACAAGGTAGCACATGCACTACTAGGGAAAAACCCGGAGCACCTTCTTGATGTGGCGGCCATCGGAACTATTGCTGATTTGGTCCCGTTAGTCGGCGAGAATAGATTACTAGCGTCTAAAGGTATCAAAAAGATGCAACAGACCACACGTGTCGGACTGAAGGCGCTTCTTCAAAAATGCGGAGTGGAATTGCATACGGTAACAGAAGAGACAGTAGGGTTTTCGATCGGACCGAGAATCAATGCGGTGGGACGCCTGGATAATGCAGACCCGGCAGTTCATCTTCTCATGACAAATGATCTGGAAGAAGCCAAAATGCTTGCGGAGGAAATGGAAAGTTACAACAAAGAGAGACAGCAAATTGTGACCCAAATTACCGAAGAAGCCATTCAACAGGTGGAAGAGAAATACCCGCCTGAAGATAATGGTTTTATTATTGTGGAGGGAACTAATTGGAATGCGGGAGTGATCGGGATTGTCGCATCACGCCTTGTGGATCGCTTTTACAGACCGACCATCGTACTTAGCTTTGATGAGGATAAAGGGTTGGCAAAAGGTTCTGCCCGTTCCATCGCAGGCTTTGATCTCTTTGAAAACCTTTCGGAATGCCGGGATATTTTGCCTCATTTTGGAGGACATCCAATGGCAGCCGGGATGACTGTGAAAATAGAAGATGTAAATGATCTCAGACAAAGAATGAATCAAAAGGCATTAGAAATCCTGACAGAAGAAGATTTTACGCCTATTACTGAAGTGGATATCGAATGCACGGTGGGTGAGGTAACACTTGCTACAATAGAGCAGTTGGAAATGCTTGCCCCATTCGGTGTGGCCAATCCGAAACCGAAAGTGCTAGTAAAAGGTGTACTGCCACAGCAAATTCGTCAGATTGGAAACAAAAGCAATCACCTGAAATTAGTTATCGAACAGGAAGGAAGTTCCCTTGATTGCGTAGGTTTTGGCTTTGGGGAAACCTATCACCATGTCTCTCCAGGGGCATCCCTTGACGTTTTAGGAGAGCTTTCTATAAATGAGTGGAACAATTTTCGTAAGCCGCAACTATTTTTAAAAGATATCAGAGTGACAGATTGGCAGCTTTTTGATATCCGTTCCATTAAACAGTTAAATCAAACATTAAATGGAATAGATAAGGAAAAACTCCACATCCTATATTTTAATGAAAATACTTTGGAAGAAATAAATCTCCATGATGAGTTACGACCATATGCAAGTATGTTTATAGAGAATGCTGATATGGATTTGACAGGGAAGTATGTTGTAATCCTTGATATTCCATCTGAGGAAGAGCACCTGTCCACTTTATTACAAACCAGTACACCTGAGCGAATCTATGCTTCCTTCTATCAAAAGGAGAATCATTTCTTTTCTACCATCCCGACGAGGGAACACTTTAAATGGTTTTACGCATTACTTGCCAAAAAAGGATCATTTGATCTTAGAAAACATGCAGAAGATATTGCCAAGCATCGAGGCTGGTCAAAAGAAACGGTAGATTTCATATCACAGGTGTTTTTTGACTTAGAATTTGTTACAATAGACAAGGGTTTTATCGCATTAAACCATGCAGCGAAAAAAAGGGACTTTGAAGAGTCTCCAACTTATCGTAAAAAGCAACAGCAAGTGATGCTTGAAAACTTGTTTTTATATTCTTCATATAAACAATTAAAAGTGTGGTTTGATCAGCATCTAACCAAGCAATGCACTGTTCATTCATAG
- a CDS encoding LapA family protein, translating into MKTQWYLLAGVLFTIVVAIFAVLNVAPVEVNYLFGTAEWPLVLVILFSTLMGIVIAGSIGIYQVIKVKRQMQQKHVGVSGETAAGEHVVEDKENTLGSVGERRRSR; encoded by the coding sequence TTGAAGACACAATGGTATCTTTTAGCAGGTGTTCTTTTCACAATCGTAGTCGCCATTTTTGCGGTATTGAATGTAGCGCCTGTCGAAGTGAATTACTTATTCGGTACAGCGGAATGGCCGTTGGTGTTAGTCATTTTATTTTCGACTTTGATGGGTATTGTGATTGCCGGGTCTATCGGGATCTATCAGGTGATCAAAGTTAAACGGCAGATGCAGCAGAAGCATGTTGGTGTTTCTGGGGAAACAGCTGCGGGCGAACATGTGGTTGAGGATAAGGAAAATACGTTAGGTTCAGTTGGGGAGAGACGCAGGTCGAGATAG
- a CDS encoding cation diffusion facilitator family transporter, with protein sequence MEHNERFKKAEFAALVGVVGNIVLAGLKAWAGVVANSRALVADAVHSASDVAGSLAVYIGLRAAKQPPDEDHPYGHGKAENIAAIIVAVLLLIVGFEIGKSSFQAFFEPIQAPKVLAIYVVVFSIIVKEIMFRYKYNLGKRIKSDAIIVNAYEHRSDVFSSIAALIGIAGAVLGGYIGVDWLVYLDPVAGIVVAIMIIKISWQLGSESIHNTMDHVMHEEDTEEFREVVLTVPGVMKIDSLHAREHGHYVIIDLKISVDPYITVEDGHKIGKNVKAKLVENREVQDVFVHINPYYE encoded by the coding sequence ATGGAACATAATGAGCGATTTAAGAAGGCCGAATTTGCAGCATTGGTCGGGGTGGTCGGTAACATTGTATTGGCCGGATTAAAAGCTTGGGCTGGAGTAGTTGCCAACAGTCGGGCACTTGTTGCGGACGCGGTTCACTCTGCATCTGATGTTGCAGGATCTTTGGCAGTATACATAGGTTTAAGGGCAGCCAAGCAACCACCTGATGAAGATCATCCATATGGACATGGCAAGGCGGAGAATATTGCTGCCATTATTGTCGCGGTTCTTTTATTGATTGTCGGGTTTGAAATTGGTAAATCGTCTTTTCAGGCTTTTTTTGAACCAATCCAGGCACCAAAAGTTTTAGCTATTTATGTCGTTGTCTTTTCCATCATCGTTAAAGAAATAATGTTTCGATATAAGTACAATTTGGGAAAAAGAATAAAGAGTGACGCCATCATCGTCAATGCATATGAACATAGATCAGATGTCTTCTCCTCCATCGCAGCTCTAATAGGTATTGCCGGTGCTGTCTTGGGAGGGTATATCGGAGTTGATTGGTTAGTATATCTTGACCCGGTTGCCGGGATAGTGGTAGCTATCATGATTATAAAGATTTCCTGGCAGCTTGGTTCGGAATCTATTCACAATACGATGGACCATGTCATGCATGAGGAAGATACAGAAGAATTTCGTGAAGTTGTTTTAACTGTACCTGGTGTGATGAAAATTGACAGCCTTCATGCAAGGGAACATGGTCACTATGTCATCATTGATTTAAAAATTTCCGTTGATCCATACATTACGGTGGAAGATGGTCATAAAATAGGTAAAAACGTGAAGGCGAAACTCGTTGAAAATAGAGAAGTTCAGGATGTGTTCGTGCATATCAATCCATACTATGAATAA
- the secDF gene encoding protein translocase subunit SecDF translates to MVKRGRIAAFFLLLILIGSTIGVFTNPITKDIKLGLDLQGGFEVLYEVKPINENSEVDRDLLVSTVSALYKRVNVLGISEPNIQIEGDDRIRVQLAGVEDQSKARELLSTEAKLSFRDVDDKLLMDGSALAEGGASQSFDQNNAPSVALTLRSASEFADITRQVRDMGVGRNLMVIWLDFEEGVDSYEAEAGKEDPKYLSAAQVTQVLNETNVQITGNFSIESAKELAELLKAGSLPVELEEIYSTSVGAKFGETALQKTVLAGIIGVSAILIFMLVYYRLPGLVAVVTLSTYIFLILLVFELMNGVLTLPGIAALILGVGMAVDANIITYERIKEELKLGRSAMSAFRAGSRNSFSTILDANLTTLLAAGVMFVYGTSSVKGFATMLIVSILLSFITAVFGSRLLLGLWVNSRFMNNKPHLFGVKKEDILDINMTDENTEPPNRFENWDFLKHRKKFFMLSGALIVAGIIVLAVFRLNLGIDFASGTRVEILSETSLTAEEITEELASIGLEPKDVVLAGNDNEIAVARYVDDFSQTEIAEVKEYVQNKYGSEPSVSTVSPTVGQELARNAFFAILIAAVGIIIYVTIRFEWMFALAAIVALFHDAFFIVSFFSLTRLEVDITFIAALLTIVGYSINDTIVTFDRIRENLKKKKRVKTYEDLEEIVNKSLQQTFVRSINTVGTVVIAVIALLIFGSESITNFSIALLVGLIVGTYSSLFIAAQLWMKWKYKQISRPKKASVEDPEPEV, encoded by the coding sequence ATGGTCAAAAGAGGACGGATAGCAGCATTCTTTTTACTTCTAATTCTAATTGGAAGCACAATTGGAGTGTTTACGAATCCAATTACAAAAGATATTAAACTTGGTCTTGATCTTCAAGGGGGCTTTGAGGTCCTCTATGAAGTAAAACCTATCAATGAAAATAGTGAAGTGGATCGTGATTTGCTTGTAAGTACGGTCAGTGCCCTTTATAAAAGGGTAAACGTTTTAGGGATTAGTGAGCCGAACATTCAAATCGAAGGCGATGACCGTATCCGTGTCCAGCTTGCCGGAGTGGAAGACCAGTCCAAGGCAAGGGAACTTCTATCCACAGAAGCAAAATTATCCTTCCGTGATGTGGATGACAAGTTACTAATGGATGGTTCAGCACTAGCAGAAGGGGGAGCAAGTCAGTCCTTTGACCAAAACAACGCTCCAAGTGTGGCTCTGACGCTTCGTTCTGCTTCTGAATTTGCTGATATTACCCGTCAGGTCCGCGATATGGGTGTTGGGCGCAACCTGATGGTTATTTGGTTGGATTTTGAAGAAGGTGTGGATTCATATGAAGCCGAGGCTGGAAAAGAGGATCCTAAATATCTTTCCGCAGCCCAGGTAACACAGGTATTAAATGAAACAAACGTGCAGATTACAGGGAACTTTTCCATTGAATCTGCTAAAGAGCTTGCCGAGCTATTGAAAGCAGGGTCCTTACCTGTTGAATTGGAAGAAATCTATTCCACGTCTGTAGGTGCTAAATTCGGGGAAACTGCACTTCAGAAAACGGTTCTTGCAGGAATTATTGGTGTAAGTGCTATCTTGATTTTCATGCTTGTATACTACCGTTTGCCAGGCCTTGTGGCGGTTGTCACCTTGAGTACGTATATATTCTTAATTCTGCTAGTGTTTGAATTGATGAATGGGGTACTTACCTTGCCTGGTATTGCCGCGTTGATACTTGGTGTAGGTATGGCAGTTGATGCCAATATTATCACCTATGAACGAATTAAAGAAGAATTAAAACTTGGCAGATCTGCCATGTCTGCCTTCCGTGCAGGAAGCAGAAACTCGTTTTCAACCATTTTGGATGCCAACTTGACTACGCTCCTTGCAGCAGGTGTTATGTTCGTTTATGGAACAAGCTCTGTTAAAGGATTTGCGACGATGTTGATTGTGAGTATCCTATTGAGCTTCATTACCGCTGTTTTTGGTTCAAGACTATTGCTTGGCCTGTGGGTGAACAGCAGATTTATGAATAATAAACCACATCTATTCGGTGTGAAAAAAGAAGATATCCTTGATATCAATATGACAGATGAAAATACGGAGCCACCTAACCGATTTGAAAATTGGGATTTCTTGAAGCATCGTAAAAAGTTCTTTATGCTTTCAGGTGCTTTGATTGTTGCCGGGATTATAGTGCTTGCTGTCTTCCGCTTGAACCTTGGAATTGATTTTGCTAGTGGAACAAGGGTAGAAATTTTAAGTGAGACAAGCCTGACAGCTGAGGAAATTACAGAAGAACTGGCTTCCATTGGTTTAGAACCAAAAGATGTGGTTCTTGCAGGAAATGATAATGAAATTGCTGTTGCAAGATATGTGGATGATTTTTCACAAACAGAGATAGCGGAAGTTAAAGAGTATGTGCAAAATAAATACGGCTCGGAACCAAGTGTTAGCACGGTTTCTCCAACTGTTGGTCAAGAACTTGCAAGGAATGCTTTCTTTGCCATTCTGATAGCGGCTGTTGGAATCATCATCTATGTAACCATCCGATTTGAATGGATGTTTGCACTTGCTGCCATTGTGGCATTGTTCCATGACGCTTTCTTTATTGTATCGTTCTTCAGTTTAACAAGACTAGAAGTGGATATCACCTTCATTGCAGCCCTGTTGACCATTGTCGGTTACTCGATCAATGATACGATAGTTACGTTTGACCGAATCCGTGAGAATCTGAAAAAGAAAAAGCGGGTTAAAACATATGAAGACCTTGAAGAAATCGTGAATAAGAGTTTGCAACAAACCTTCGTTAGATCTATCAATACCGTAGGGACTGTTGTAATTGCGGTTATCGCTTTGCTTATTTTCGGCAGTGAGTCGATTACCAACTTCTCCATCGCGTTATTGGTAGGGTTGATTGTCGGTACGTATTCTTCTTTATTCATTGCAGCACAGCTATGGATGAAATGGAAATACAAACAAATTAGTAGACCTAAAAAAGCTTCTGTAGAAGATCCGGAGCCAGAAGTATAA
- a CDS encoding post-transcriptional regulator, whose translation MKKETNEHAYDLFRYDLGPILQSKLEEFQLFGYDTVSEDELWECLTKKKWKRPETKRLFELVNDVYSLSITDYMSYITIEAYKAPNYFTSQKD comes from the coding sequence ATGAAAAAAGAAACCAATGAACATGCTTATGACCTTTTCCGGTACGACCTGGGTCCGATTTTGCAGAGCAAGCTGGAGGAATTTCAGCTTTTCGGCTATGACACCGTATCTGAGGACGAATTGTGGGAGTGCTTGACTAAAAAGAAATGGAAGCGCCCCGAAACAAAAAGACTGTTTGAACTGGTCAATGATGTGTACAGCTTATCGATCACCGACTATATGAGTTACATCACCATCGAAGCGTATAAAGCACCAAACTATTTCACGTCTCAAAAAGATTAA